From Pseudoalteromonas viridis, the proteins below share one genomic window:
- the mtnA gene encoding S-methyl-5-thioribose-1-phosphate isomerase, with protein sequence MKELVARSLKYQAGKVQVLDQYLLPHEETWHHCESVAQMKSLILTLKVRGAPLIGLAASLLVAYLAQQGHSKAQLSEAIDELEATRPTAVNLMHCMRCLRTALQQHEYVRAVIAEAERLFEEDCALCDRMATLGATLVEPGDNILTHCNTGALATAGVGTALGVIHHAARQHGDIHIWVDETRPLLQGGRLTAYELAQWQIPYTLLCDNMAASLMAAGKVDKIFVGADRIAANGDFANKVGTYNLAVLAHYHNIPFYVVAPVTTLDMSCASGGDIPIEQRAEGEVTGVSGSFGSCQWAPKGAKVYNPAFDVTPAALITAWVLDTGIFYPQDVATGRLGTA encoded by the coding sequence TTGAAAGAGTTAGTCGCACGGAGTCTGAAGTACCAAGCGGGCAAGGTTCAGGTTTTGGACCAGTATTTACTGCCACATGAAGAAACATGGCATCACTGCGAGAGCGTCGCACAGATGAAATCGCTGATCCTGACACTGAAAGTGCGCGGGGCCCCTTTGATTGGGCTGGCTGCCAGCCTGCTGGTTGCGTATCTGGCGCAGCAGGGCCACAGTAAAGCACAGCTTAGCGAGGCGATTGATGAGCTGGAAGCCACTCGCCCGACGGCGGTAAACTTGATGCACTGCATGCGTTGTCTGCGCACGGCATTACAGCAACACGAGTATGTTCGCGCGGTGATTGCCGAAGCTGAGCGCTTGTTTGAGGAGGATTGTGCCTTATGCGACCGGATGGCCACATTGGGTGCGACACTGGTCGAGCCTGGCGATAATATCCTGACGCACTGTAATACCGGGGCGCTGGCCACTGCCGGCGTGGGTACCGCACTGGGCGTGATCCATCATGCAGCTCGTCAGCATGGCGATATTCACATCTGGGTGGATGAAACCCGGCCATTGCTGCAAGGCGGTCGCCTGACTGCCTATGAGCTGGCACAGTGGCAGATCCCCTATACGCTGCTCTGCGATAATATGGCGGCCAGCCTGATGGCGGCGGGTAAAGTAGACAAAATTTTTGTTGGTGCCGATCGCATTGCGGCAAACGGTGACTTTGCCAATAAAGTCGGCACTTACAACCTGGCTGTACTGGCGCATTACCATAACATCCCTTTTTATGTGGTCGCGCCGGTCACGACTCTGGATATGAGCTGTGCCTCGGGGGGGGATATTCCGATTGAGCAACGCGCAGAGGGCGAGGTAACCGGGGTAAGTGGTAGCTTTGGCAGCTGCCAGTGGGCACCAAAGGGGGCTAAAGTATACAACCCGGCTTTTGATGTCACGCCGGCTGCACTGATCACGGCCTGGGTGCTGGACACGGGCATTTTTTATCCGCAGGACGTTGCGACAGGGAGATTAGGCACGGCTTGA
- the mtnK gene encoding S-methyl-5-thioribose kinase, which yields MSAYQAFDNEKAIEYINTLGGMFPPDAKLSCYEFGDGNLNLVFRITDQHQRSVILKQALPYARCVGESWPLTLDRARIEASALRRHGEVCPDHTVQVLHHDSEQAVTILEDLGHLSILRTELNAGRTFTNLGRDVARYLATTSFYHSDFYLTPGDKKALVQSFTNPQLCAITEELFFDDPYLGSERNHYPEELHGEVDKLRQNAALKLAIARLKQGFLSSPQALLHGDAHSGSLFVDDTTTKFIDPEFAFFGPIGFDLGSFIGNLLLNFCAQHGRISEASKRRDMHTYLLRTIDICLSEFERQWLDLCAQHGSDGTLQVAGYAEHFVRGILQDAIGYCGSEMIRRTIGLAHVSDLDEIEDTEARLRAQRLALEVGQQLILHARSCQSKNACYQLIISVLQ from the coding sequence ATGAGTGCTTATCAGGCGTTTGACAATGAAAAGGCCATTGAATACATCAATACGCTGGGGGGGATGTTCCCACCCGACGCAAAACTGAGCTGCTATGAATTTGGCGATGGCAACCTGAACCTGGTTTTTCGCATCACCGATCAGCATCAGCGCAGTGTGATCCTCAAACAGGCCCTGCCATATGCCCGCTGCGTAGGAGAAAGCTGGCCATTGACACTGGACCGGGCACGTATTGAAGCCAGTGCCTTACGTCGCCACGGCGAGGTGTGTCCGGACCATACCGTTCAGGTGCTGCACCATGACAGTGAACAGGCCGTCACCATACTGGAGGATCTGGGTCATCTGAGCATCTTGCGCACTGAACTCAACGCCGGGCGCACTTTTACCAACCTGGGCCGGGATGTCGCACGTTACCTGGCCACCACCAGTTTTTATCACAGCGATTTTTATCTCACCCCGGGAGACAAAAAAGCGCTGGTCCAGTCTTTTACCAATCCACAGCTATGTGCTATCACCGAAGAGCTGTTTTTTGATGACCCGTATCTGGGCTCAGAGCGTAACCACTACCCGGAGGAACTACACGGTGAGGTCGACAAACTACGCCAAAACGCGGCACTGAAGCTGGCCATTGCCCGACTCAAGCAAGGCTTTCTGTCGTCACCACAGGCACTGTTACATGGCGATGCGCACAGCGGCAGTCTGTTTGTTGATGACACAACAACTAAGTTTATCGACCCGGAGTTTGCCTTTTTCGGACCCATTGGCTTCGACTTAGGATCTTTTATTGGTAATCTGCTGCTTAATTTCTGTGCCCAGCACGGTCGCATCAGTGAAGCGTCAAAACGTCGCGATATGCATACCTACCTGCTGCGCACCATAGATATCTGTTTGAGTGAGTTTGAGCGGCAGTGGCTCGATTTGTGTGCACAACATGGCAGCGACGGTACACTGCAAGTCGCAGGCTATGCAGAACACTTTGTGCGTGGCATTTTACAAGATGCCATTGGCTATTGTGGCAGCGAAATGATCCGCCGCACCATAGGTCTGGCCCATGTCAGCGATCTGGATGAGATTGAAGATACCGAGGCGCGGTTGCGCGCTCAGCGACTGGCGCTGGAAGTCGGGCAGCAGCTGATCCTGCACGCCCGTAGCTGTCAAAGTAAAAACGCCTGCTACCAGCTGATCATCAGCGTATTGCAGTAA
- a CDS encoding DUF885 domain-containing protein — protein sequence MSTSLKTTLSRSLCAVTLALGLAGCELTQVSADQQFTTVAQQVMAFRGDNETRRQAQLPDLSADNLAAKNAERVAFLQRLDALDEAKLSEENRINLTILRAQVQDQVDRYRFKAHYMPLKSESGFHSSLPWLFNDVDLSTPAGYDLYLQKLAQVPRYFAQNIAWMREGLAIGLTQPKAVLAGYEESITAFIVDDVTQSQFFRPFAKNQHKLPASEFAAIQARAKAVLAEQVIPAYRDYLTFFVEQYRPGARDDIGISSTPNGAEFYRNRTAHFTTTEMTPEEIHELGLKEVARIKGEMMEIIKQTEFEGSFAEFVQFLRTDPQFYASSAQELLKEAAYIAKKMDAQLPKLFHTLPRRPYGVAPVPDAIAPKYTTGRYLGADKDTDAGYYWVNTYALDKRPLYVLEALTLHEAVPGHHLQISLNQELDYLPDYRRDSYISAFGEGWGLYAEYLGLEAGFYQDPYSNFGRLTYEMWRAARLVVDTGMHMFGWSRERAMNFMRDNTALSLHNVKTETDRYISWPGQALSYKVGELTIKRLRAKAEAALGADFDIREFHHQILRHGSVPLSVLETQIDKYIASVQRASQTH from the coding sequence GTGAGTACCTCACTTAAAACGACTTTATCCCGCTCTTTGTGCGCAGTGACGCTGGCACTGGGTCTGGCAGGATGTGAACTGACGCAAGTCAGTGCCGATCAACAATTCACCACGGTGGCACAGCAGGTGATGGCCTTTCGCGGCGATAATGAGACCCGCAGACAGGCCCAGTTACCGGATCTGAGTGCAGACAATCTGGCCGCGAAAAACGCAGAGCGCGTGGCGTTCTTACAGCGTTTAGACGCGCTGGATGAAGCAAAATTGAGTGAAGAAAATCGTATTAACCTGACTATTTTGCGTGCCCAAGTTCAGGATCAGGTCGACCGCTACCGCTTCAAAGCCCACTATATGCCGCTCAAGTCGGAAAGCGGTTTTCACAGCAGCCTGCCCTGGCTGTTTAATGATGTGGACCTGAGCACGCCTGCGGGCTATGACCTGTATTTGCAAAAACTCGCTCAGGTGCCGCGTTATTTTGCGCAAAACATCGCCTGGATGCGTGAAGGCCTGGCCATCGGGCTAACCCAGCCAAAGGCGGTGCTGGCGGGCTATGAAGAGTCTATCACGGCATTTATTGTTGATGATGTGACGCAGTCGCAGTTTTTCAGGCCTTTTGCAAAGAATCAGCATAAGTTGCCAGCGTCTGAGTTTGCAGCGATCCAGGCTCGAGCTAAAGCGGTCTTGGCAGAGCAGGTGATCCCCGCGTATCGTGATTACCTGACGTTTTTTGTCGAGCAGTATCGCCCTGGTGCCCGGGACGACATTGGTATTTCCAGCACACCTAATGGGGCTGAGTTTTACCGCAACCGCACGGCGCATTTCACCACCACCGAGATGACCCCGGAAGAGATCCATGAGCTGGGCCTGAAAGAGGTTGCCAGGATCAAGGGTGAGATGATGGAGATCATCAAACAAACCGAATTTGAAGGCAGTTTTGCTGAGTTTGTACAATTTTTGAGAACCGATCCGCAATTTTATGCCAGCAGTGCACAAGAGTTACTCAAAGAAGCCGCTTATATTGCGAAGAAAATGGATGCGCAGCTGCCGAAACTGTTTCACACTTTGCCGCGCCGCCCTTATGGTGTTGCGCCGGTGCCCGACGCAATTGCGCCTAAATACACCACAGGACGCTATCTGGGTGCAGACAAAGATACCGATGCGGGCTATTACTGGGTCAATACCTATGCCTTAGATAAGCGCCCTTTGTATGTGCTTGAAGCCCTGACCCTGCACGAAGCGGTACCGGGCCACCACCTGCAAATTTCATTGAATCAGGAATTAGACTACTTGCCTGATTATCGTCGTGATTCTTATATCTCGGCATTCGGTGAGGGCTGGGGGCTGTATGCTGAATACCTGGGTCTGGAAGCTGGGTTTTATCAGGACCCGTACAGCAATTTTGGTCGTCTGACCTATGAAATGTGGCGTGCTGCACGCCTGGTTGTGGATACCGGTATGCACATGTTTGGCTGGAGCCGTGAGCGGGCGATGAACTTCATGCGCGATAATACCGCTTTGTCACTGCACAATGTGAAAACAGAAACAGACCGTTATATTTCCTGGCCGGGTCAGGCGCTGTCTTACAAAGTGGGAGAACTGACGATTAAACGCTTGCGCGCCAAGGCTGAAGCGGCGCTGGGGGCTGACTTTGATATCCGTGAGTTCCATCACCAGATCCTGCGTCATGGTTCTGTGCCATTAAGTGTGCTGGAAACGCAAATCGATAAATATATTGCCTCGGTGCAGCGCGCCAGTCAGACGCATTAA
- a CDS encoding GGDEF domain-containing protein, which yields MMFHDPMAIAQEKMTKVCQFLEQNQLPPTPLNYHIGYVYISQTHRELNERLDRDLRNRVSIDSIYIEQLYYEFLQKEHQTEAALVQQVGGMIDHLNDSAQQSQQSLIGFAKQVSHCIHNLDEHNVVKTRAALSDLSAHTDQLLKQHQQFKNALRKARELHEKQQKQLLLLRKQRILDPQTGLYKRHYLGHKTQLWLTQDKSICAISVLVENLDAFSQDFGEVVGETVLQRVAKRIKKYVLHSGLPGRTGRQEFTIVLADCEADTAQVVAEKIRTGVSRLKFVSAKGDVSFPDINLAIGIAQHQPEHDFNTLAQRAAFAAKKAHSLGQNFYISAPN from the coding sequence ATGATGTTCCATGATCCCATGGCAATAGCACAAGAAAAAATGACTAAAGTTTGTCAGTTTCTGGAACAGAATCAGCTGCCCCCTACCCCACTAAATTACCATATTGGCTATGTCTATATCAGCCAGACCCATCGCGAGCTGAATGAACGCCTGGACCGAGATCTGCGCAATCGCGTTAGTATCGACAGCATCTATATCGAGCAGCTGTATTACGAATTTCTGCAAAAAGAACATCAGACCGAAGCGGCCCTAGTTCAGCAAGTGGGCGGCATGATAGACCACCTCAATGACTCGGCGCAGCAATCCCAGCAAAGCCTGATCGGCTTTGCCAAACAGGTAAGCCACTGTATACATAATCTGGATGAACACAATGTGGTCAAAACCCGGGCAGCGCTGAGCGACTTAAGTGCCCATACGGATCAATTACTGAAGCAGCACCAGCAGTTTAAAAACGCCCTGCGCAAGGCCCGCGAGCTACACGAAAAGCAACAAAAGCAATTACTATTGCTTCGCAAACAACGCATTTTAGACCCGCAAACCGGACTCTATAAACGCCACTATCTGGGTCACAAAACCCAGCTGTGGCTGACTCAGGACAAGTCCATCTGCGCCATTTCGGTTTTGGTCGAAAACCTCGACGCCTTTAGCCAGGACTTTGGCGAGGTGGTCGGTGAAACCGTGCTACAACGGGTGGCAAAAAGGATTAAAAAATACGTACTACACAGTGGCCTGCCGGGACGTACCGGCAGACAGGAATTCACGATTGTGCTGGCCGACTGTGAAGCCGACACCGCCCAGGTTGTAGCAGAAAAGATCCGCACTGGCGTGAGCCGCCTGAAATTTGTCAGTGCCAAAGGCGATGTATCGTTTCCCGATATCAACCTGGCCATTGGCATTGCCCAACATCAACCGGAGCACGACTTTAATACCCTGGCGCAGCGCGCCGCGTTTGCCGCTAAAAAAGCCCACTCACTGGGTCAGAATTTTTATATTTCTGCACCGAATTAA
- the ubiE gene encoding bifunctional demethylmenaquinone methyltransferase/2-methoxy-6-polyprenyl-1,4-benzoquinol methylase UbiE, producing MKEANRDTTHFGYKTVATQEKASMVADVFHSVAAKYDVMNDLMSFGIHRLWKRQTIACSGVRQGHKVLDLAGGTGDLTAKFSELVGESGQVILGDINDSMLRVGRDKLRDLGRVGNIEYVQMNAEALPFPDNSLDVITIAFGLRNVTDKDKALRSMYRVLKPGGRLLVLEFSKTDNEALSKLYDFYSFNILPTMGKLVANDSESYRYLAESIRMHPDQETLKSMMEEAGFEQASYQNLTGGIVALHRGFKF from the coding sequence ATGAAAGAAGCAAATCGCGACACCACTCATTTTGGCTATAAAACAGTAGCAACTCAGGAAAAGGCCTCCATGGTGGCCGACGTTTTCCACTCCGTGGCTGCAAAATATGATGTGATGAATGACCTGATGTCATTCGGGATCCATCGCCTTTGGAAGCGCCAGACTATTGCCTGTTCAGGTGTCCGACAGGGCCATAAAGTCCTGGATCTGGCCGGCGGTACGGGCGACTTGACCGCGAAGTTCAGTGAACTCGTCGGTGAATCAGGTCAGGTGATCCTGGGCGATATCAACGACTCTATGTTGCGGGTTGGTCGCGATAAACTGCGCGATCTGGGCCGAGTTGGCAATATTGAATATGTACAGATGAATGCCGAAGCGCTGCCCTTCCCTGACAACAGCCTGGATGTGATCACCATCGCTTTTGGCCTGCGCAACGTCACCGACAAAGACAAAGCGCTGCGCTCTATGTACCGAGTGCTGAAACCCGGTGGCCGGTTACTGGTGCTGGAGTTTTCAAAAACAGACAACGAAGCACTGTCTAAACTCTACGACTTTTACTCGTTCAACATTTTGCCCACTATGGGCAAGCTGGTTGCCAACGACAGTGAATCCTATCGTTACCTGGCGGAGTCAATCCGCATGCACCCGGATCAGGAAACGCTGAAGTCGATGATGGAAGAAGCCGGTTTTGAGCAGGCAAGCTATCAGAATCTGACCGGCGGCATCGTGGCACTGCACCGGGGCTTTAAATTCTAA
- a CDS encoding ubiquinone biosynthesis accessory factor UbiJ, producing the protein MWITLLTAVAESALEQLLNKEPALAVQLAATQHKTLAVTLTDLELCCALHYVGEQQGKARCFVYGNYQDQADCHITTTLSTLQELSDPSQLTRLIREEKLDLEGDLQLAQSYSKAFAGLDIDWAEHLSNHLGDAPAQLMVAQCKQAKQRGASHLSILKRTVTQLCQDELNVAVHPLEVRQFKTHTRQLAKQLAALEQRINALSEL; encoded by the coding sequence ATGTGGATCACGCTGCTCACGGCCGTTGCTGAAAGTGCACTGGAACAGTTGCTGAACAAAGAACCGGCTCTGGCTGTTCAGCTGGCTGCCACACAGCATAAAACGCTGGCGGTCACCCTGACCGATCTTGAGCTGTGCTGTGCGCTGCATTATGTCGGCGAACAGCAAGGCAAAGCACGCTGTTTCGTCTATGGCAACTATCAGGATCAGGCCGATTGCCACATTACCACGACCTTATCGACGCTCCAGGAACTCTCCGACCCCAGTCAGCTTACGCGCCTGATCCGAGAAGAAAAGCTGGATCTGGAAGGGGATTTACAACTGGCACAAAGTTACAGTAAAGCCTTTGCGGGCCTGGATATCGACTGGGCCGAGCACCTCTCCAATCACCTTGGCGATGCCCCTGCTCAGCTGATGGTCGCGCAATGCAAACAGGCCAAACAACGTGGTGCCAGCCACCTCAGTATACTCAAGCGCACGGTCACGCAACTGTGTCAGGACGAACTCAACGTCGCCGTTCATCCGCTGGAAGTTCGTCAGTTTAAAACCCATACGCGACAGCTGGCAAAACAACTTGCCGCACTGGAACAACGTATCAACGCACTCAGCGAATTATAA
- the ubiB gene encoding ubiquinone biosynthesis regulatory protein kinase UbiB, protein MSIARLYQIGKTFLNYGLDDLLPRQKQPWYARAIRRSLFWLPNQHRDKPVGARLRLALQTLGPVWIKFGQMLSTRRDLLPPDIAEELALLQDKVAPFPGEQAQALIEKALGLDSIDDCFVEFEQTPLASASIAQVHCAKLLVDDQLREVVVKVIRPNIEKQILADLSLMERFARLLASLISAGRRLRPVEVVREYRKTLLDELDLMREAANAIQLRRNFEGSASLYIPEVYSDYSRRNVLVMERIYGIPVSDTEALLAQGTNMKVLAERGVEVFFTQVFRDSFFHADMHPGNIFVSRENPHNPQYIGIDCGIVGTLNREDKRYLAENFIAFFNRDYRQVAQLHVDSGWVPADTCVEEFEFAIRTVCEPIFNKPLAEISFGHVLVNLFNTARRFNMEVQPQLVLLQKTLLYVEGLGRQLYPQLDLWKTAKPFLEKWVQDQVGPLAVAKKLYTNLPFWAEKMPELPDLIYQNLKRSQRLGPPVAQQRPADTRALLLGIGAAALTIVAGLCFIDERLLASSVCATLAIAIFIKAWRKTG, encoded by the coding sequence TTGTCCATCGCTCGTCTGTATCAAATTGGTAAAACGTTTCTTAACTATGGCCTGGATGATCTGCTCCCCAGGCAAAAACAGCCCTGGTATGCCCGGGCGATCAGGCGCAGCCTGTTCTGGCTGCCCAACCAGCATCGCGACAAACCCGTTGGTGCGCGGCTCAGACTGGCCCTGCAAACCTTAGGGCCAGTGTGGATCAAGTTTGGCCAGATGTTGTCCACACGCCGCGATCTGCTGCCGCCGGATATTGCTGAAGAACTCGCCCTGCTGCAGGATAAAGTGGCACCGTTTCCCGGCGAGCAGGCGCAAGCGCTGATAGAAAAAGCACTGGGACTGGACAGTATTGACGACTGTTTTGTCGAGTTTGAGCAAACCCCGCTGGCTTCAGCCTCCATCGCCCAGGTACATTGCGCCAAACTGCTGGTCGACGATCAGCTTAGAGAAGTGGTCGTTAAAGTGATTCGACCCAATATCGAGAAACAGATCCTGGCAGACCTGTCTTTGATGGAACGCTTTGCCCGTCTGCTGGCAAGCCTCATCAGTGCCGGACGCCGCCTGCGCCCGGTTGAAGTGGTGCGGGAATACCGCAAAACACTGCTCGACGAGCTCGATTTAATGCGTGAAGCGGCCAATGCCATCCAGCTGAGACGCAATTTTGAAGGCTCGGCTTCTTTGTATATTCCAGAAGTATACAGCGATTATTCAAGACGCAATGTGCTGGTCATGGAGCGCATTTACGGTATTCCGGTGTCGGACACCGAAGCGCTACTGGCACAGGGCACCAACATGAAAGTGTTGGCTGAACGCGGGGTTGAAGTGTTTTTTACCCAAGTGTTTCGCGACAGCTTCTTTCATGCTGACATGCATCCGGGCAATATCTTCGTGTCGCGCGAAAACCCTCACAACCCCCAGTACATTGGTATTGACTGCGGCATTGTGGGGACGTTGAACCGGGAAGACAAACGCTATCTGGCAGAAAACTTCATTGCCTTTTTCAACCGGGATTATCGCCAGGTTGCCCAACTGCATGTTGACTCTGGCTGGGTACCAGCGGATACCTGCGTCGAGGAATTCGAATTTGCCATTCGTACGGTGTGTGAGCCTATCTTTAACAAGCCGCTGGCCGAAATTTCGTTCGGCCATGTGCTGGTCAATCTGTTCAATACCGCACGACGCTTTAACATGGAAGTGCAGCCCCAGCTGGTGCTGTTACAGAAAACCCTGTTATATGTTGAAGGCCTGGGCAGACAGCTTTATCCGCAACTGGATCTGTGGAAAACCGCGAAGCCTTTTTTAGAAAAGTGGGTACAGGATCAGGTCGGGCCGCTGGCAGTGGCGAAAAAGCTCTATACCAACTTGCCTTTTTGGGCCGAGAAAATGCCCGAACTGCCCGATCTGATTTATCAGAATTTAAAACGCAGCCAACGCCTGGGGCCTCCCGTTGCACAGCAACGCCCCGCAGACACACGTGCTTTGCTACTTGGCATTGGTGCAGCAGCACTCACAATCGTGGCCGGTTTATGCTTTATTGACGAACGCCTGCTCGCCAGCAGCGTCTGCGCAACGCTGGCAATTGCAATATTTATTAAAGCATGGCGCAAAACAGGGTGA
- the tatA gene encoding Sec-independent protein translocase subunit TatA, with product MGFGGISIWQLLIILAIIVLLFGTKKLRGIGSDLGNAVKGFKNAVSEDEEEKKSDKTDSKEQLTDQAAQAKTTSEKEKDKV from the coding sequence ATGGGTTTTGGTGGTATCAGTATTTGGCAGTTGCTTATCATTCTGGCCATTATCGTGCTGTTATTCGGGACGAAAAAACTGCGTGGTATTGGCAGTGATTTAGGCAATGCAGTTAAAGGCTTTAAAAACGCGGTTTCTGAAGACGAAGAAGAAAAAAAGTCGGATAAAACGGATAGCAAAGAACAGCTGACCGATCAGGCTGCACAAGCTAAAACAACCAGCGAAAAAGAAAAAGACAAGGTGTGA
- the tatB gene encoding Sec-independent protein translocase protein TatB, translating into MGMWELVVVLIVGLVVLGPERLPVAIRTVSRWINTVKSVANSVKAEVSEELRVHELHSNLKKAEEQGLDNISPGLKQSVEELQRAAESVRHSYSKSPDASKNDKDPSSQN; encoded by the coding sequence ATGGGGATGTGGGAACTCGTCGTAGTATTGATAGTTGGCCTGGTAGTACTTGGCCCTGAGCGCCTGCCAGTTGCAATCAGAACGGTCAGCCGTTGGATCAACACGGTTAAATCGGTTGCGAACTCCGTCAAGGCGGAGGTCAGCGAAGAGCTAAGAGTACACGAGTTGCACAGCAACCTGAAAAAAGCCGAAGAGCAAGGCCTGGATAATATTTCTCCGGGTCTCAAGCAGTCGGTAGAAGAGTTGCAGCGCGCGGCGGAGTCTGTGCGCCACAGCTACAGCAAGTCTCCAGATGCGTCGAAAAACGATAAAGATCCATCCTCTCAAAACTAA
- the tatC gene encoding twin-arginine translocase subunit TatC: protein MSDMTNSGFIGHLIELRNRLIKALLSILIIFVSLVYFANDIYAFVAAPLVESLPANSTMIATDVTAPFFAPFKLTLFVSLFLAVPMILHQIWGFLAPGLYQHEKRMLMPILLSSILLFYAGIAFCYFVVMPIILGFFTAVGPDMMTLSPDISSYLGFILKLFFAFGVAFEIPVAIMLLCWSGVTTTESLAQKRPYIIVGVFVVAMFLTPPDVLSQTLLAVPMALLFELGLLLARLYSKKPVAEEEPHE from the coding sequence ATGTCAGATATGACAAACAGTGGCTTTATTGGCCATCTTATTGAACTCAGAAACCGCCTGATCAAGGCGCTGCTGAGTATCTTAATCATCTTCGTGTCTTTGGTCTATTTTGCCAATGATATCTATGCGTTTGTAGCGGCCCCGCTGGTTGAGAGCCTGCCTGCAAACAGCACTATGATAGCCACAGATGTCACGGCCCCTTTCTTTGCCCCCTTTAAACTGACCCTTTTTGTGTCGCTGTTTCTGGCAGTGCCCATGATCCTGCACCAAATCTGGGGATTCCTGGCACCGGGCTTATATCAGCACGAAAAGCGCATGCTGATGCCCATTTTGCTATCCAGTATCCTGCTGTTTTACGCCGGCATTGCCTTTTGTTATTTTGTCGTGATGCCCATCATACTCGGCTTTTTTACCGCCGTAGGCCCCGATATGATGACCCTCTCGCCGGACATCAGCAGTTATCTTGGCTTCATTTTAAAACTGTTTTTTGCCTTTGGCGTCGCGTTTGAAATTCCGGTCGCCATTATGTTGCTGTGCTGGAGTGGCGTCACAACCACCGAGAGCCTGGCGCAAAAGCGCCCCTACATCATAGTCGGTGTGTTTGTGGTCGCCATGTTTTTAACTCCACCGGATGTCTTGTCGCAAACGCTGCTGGCGGTCCCTATGGCATTGCTGTTTGAACTGGGTTTACTGTTAGCCAGACTGTACAGCAAAAAGCCGGTCGCAGAGGAAGAACCCCATGAATAA
- a CDS encoding TatD family hydrolase, with protein sequence MTTFIDAGVNLTSTQFDTDRDAMLSRAADQGVESMLLIGCDLLTSEQSLALAKQHQQYATAGVHPHDAKDVPEDFITQMRRLAAQDEVVAIGECGLDFNRDYSPRPIQQLICGVQLELAQELDMPVYLHEREAFDTLSAMLDEFSLQGVLHCFTGDKRALRYYLDYGLMIGLTGWLCDERRGETLRELVRYIPEDRILLETDAPFLLPRTLKPKPKSRRNEPAYLPEIAHHVAELKNIPLTQLARQTTENFNALFLTSEQTG encoded by the coding sequence ATGACGACTTTTATTGATGCTGGCGTTAACCTGACCAGCACCCAGTTCGATACCGACCGCGACGCCATGCTGAGCCGCGCCGCCGACCAGGGCGTTGAGTCTATGTTACTGATTGGCTGCGATTTGCTGACCAGTGAGCAAAGCCTGGCGCTGGCAAAACAGCACCAACAATATGCCACCGCGGGCGTACACCCACATGATGCCAAAGATGTACCCGAGGACTTTATCACACAGATGCGCCGCCTGGCTGCGCAGGATGAAGTGGTTGCCATTGGCGAGTGTGGGCTCGATTTTAATCGCGACTACTCGCCCCGTCCGATCCAGCAACTGATCTGTGGCGTTCAGCTGGAACTGGCGCAGGAACTGGATATGCCAGTGTACCTGCATGAACGCGAAGCCTTTGATACGCTCAGCGCCATGCTGGATGAGTTTTCACTGCAGGGCGTGTTGCATTGTTTTACCGGGGATAAACGCGCTTTACGCTACTATCTGGATTATGGCCTGATGATTGGCCTGACTGGCTGGCTCTGCGATGAGCGTCGCGGTGAAACCTTACGAGAGCTGGTACGTTACATTCCCGAAGATCGGATCTTGCTGGAAACCGATGCCCCTTTTTTACTGCCCAGAACACTCAAGCCCAAACCTAAGTCTCGTCGCAATGAGCCCGCTTATCTCCCTGAGATAGCACACCATGTTGCCGAGCTTAAAAATATCCCCCTGACACAACTGGCCCGGCAAACCACCGAGAACTTTAATGCCTTGTTCTTAACTTCGGAGCAAACCGGCTAA